The DNA region TCAGGAATCATGAGATCCATCAAAACCCGCATTCTGGATAATCGTCTGGGCAATGAGTTCCCAATGCCTGCCCATGCGACCGATGGCTCCGCTGGTATCGACCTGCGCGCGTGCGTCGATGAGGCGCTGACCCTGGAACCCGGACAGACGGAACTGCTGCCTACCGGAATGGCTATTCATATTGAAGACCCTTCTCTGGCGGCTATGATTCTGCCTCGCTCAGGACTGGGTCATAAACATGGCGTT from Endozoicomonas sp. NE40 includes:
- the dut gene encoding dUTP diphosphatase codes for the protein MRSIKTRILDNRLGNEFPMPAHATDGSAGIDLRACVDEALTLEPGQTELLPTGMAIHIEDPSLAAMILPRSGLGHKHGVVLGNLVGLIDSDYQGQLMVSCWNRGNTTFTVEPGERIAQLVLVPVVQAELDIVDSFEESDRGTGGFGHTGKH